The DNA region TGTAGATCTGGGGTGCTTCTCGAACGGTGAAGTGGACAGTCTGTGTCTTCTGATCAAGGGTGATGTTGAGCATGGCATTCTTCTCAGCTTTAGAAAGCTCcacctccttctcctgcaaggcctCAATCAGTGGTTGAATTTGATAAAAATCTACCTCCCGTCGAAGTAAACCCATTTCCTGAAAGTCTTCGGGGAGGTCCAAGTGAGAAGTTCTTAAGAAGTTCAGGATATAGCGGAAGATTTTGCCATCTCTGTCGATAAAGCAGTTGCCTTGGCTGTCCTTCTTGGTTGGCATCTTCCCACTAAACATGGCCCCCAACATGGAGTCTGGAAAGCTAGTCAGGGTGGACAGAGAGGTGGTATAGAGTTTTCCTCCAACATTGAGTGTGATAGGTTCTGACATGATGGAAAAGTCACGATGCTGGGactaattctaaaaaaaaaaaaaaaaagaaaaaaaaatccaacaccaCACATTTAGCTGCATTTACTTGTTCAAAAGAGTaaactacaggagaaaaaaaaaagagttctaaaTATATAATGGTAATGTCATGACAATAATTCATCACAGAAAATAGCAATGGGGAAATACTTTTGGAGGTTGTAGCCTGAGAGCAagaatgtttgtttttctccaaacAGACTTTCCACAGGGCTTTGTCTAGCTTAACTAGTGCTGGAAATCATGAGTCTTCCAAAATGCTATAGTTATGCTAAATGCAAAATCTGTCCCACTGACGTCTATAGAAGAACTAGCGCTGACTTCAGAGCAAGACTTGTATCCTGTATCCCATATCCCTCACGAACACAGAATTTAGAGGAAAAAGAAGGAGCGGGCAAGAATCGGACACATCCCAACATCTTTGCGGCCTCCGAAGATACAATTAAAGCAACAAAGCTCTTGCAGCAGTATCCCCTGACATATATTTGTATGCAGTCATCCTACCagggagcagtgctgctgtgcacATGACAATCTGCAGTTCCATTCAGTAAAAATCCCCCAGGCTTTCTACTTCCAATATGCTTTACCTTAGCAAACATTTCCTAATTAATTGGGGCCATATCTTCAGTTAACATAGCTTCTGTGCAGCTCCTCTGCAGTCAGCTGAGACAAACTGAGGATGAGATTTTATGATGTTGTTAAGCCATTCTAACTTCTCACTGTCTCTGAAAAGAACAtacctctcttccccctccaccATACATTCCTTCTGCCTTACACCAGCTCTGGCACTTTTCTGACCCCATAGTGAGCCAGGTTAGGGAGCAAAACCATCAGGGAACCACTGTTTTCTATTTAGAGTATGTTTCTGCTAGTTTAACTGCTTGAACCATCTTGGAACTAGATGAATGCCAGCCCTGGTgcaagggaagaggaaggagctgTGTTCCCCTTTTTGTTTCAGATCAGCTTGGCTGCGCTGAAAAGTGGTGCCCTCATTTATGCTAGCTAAGGTCCTGGAGATCAAGCTGAGGATCTCCGCTCACTTTCAcatctgtttttcagtgtttgctgAATCCAAATCCATCAACAGCTCCCCCCCAGTTTTATTGTTTGAATCCTGCAGATAGTGctgaaaagaatatttaaaaatcagCAGAATTCCCATCAGTGTTTGCTTGCAGAGGTAGAAGGTTGCTCTTGTTGTAGTAACTATGGTCATTCAACAGAAAGCAGCCAAACAGCTCCCTTAAGAATAAACTTAAGTGCAGACATTTCAATAACTAGTCATGGAATAATCATAGACACTATGACACCATTATCAGCTCTGGAGTCACAGCAAAAGACAGATAGAGAGAACATGATCTTGTACTGTAACATCAATTCTTTTGTGGCTGCTAAAACCAGAATAATCGTGGTAACAGCACTCCTTCCATCCCTTGATCCCtaagcactttgcaaacattcacAAATGAAGGCTCAAAATAGCCTTCTGAGAGAGGTGATTATGAACCTCATCTCTCAGAACAGAAGACTAAGGCACAGAGAGCTTGAAGTCTCCGTTCTCAAATCTTGGTGCCCACCTTAAGCTACTCTGAGCTTATTATTTGAACTAACAAGTACTCAACTGCAAGAGGACCAGTGGCTGTTCACCACTTTAAGTGccctaaaaaaaccccacttgtAGATAGCAAGCACATTTTGATATGAACAAGTTGCCCATGGTTACAGGTCACAGGAGCATCTGTATTTAATTTCTAATTGAAATCTAGCATTTCTCTCTATTCTTTAGCCTTCTTTAGCCTCTAACACACAGTGTATATGCCACTGCACAATAATTAATGGAAAGAATCAGATTTCTAAATCCAGTGTGCTTTGCCTATGAATACCTTACTCCCATGTATCCAATAAAATTGGCAAATAAGGACACATATGTACACCAATATACCCCCCATCTCAGCTGAAGACATCTTGTTACTAACTTCCGCCAAATACAACCttgaaaaaaaacctatttatttTAGTGTTAAACTCCACTCAATATTGTGGAGCATATTTCTCATATTTCACTCAGCATATTTCTTCCTCTTGAAGACTCCTACCCAATTTATAGAGTAAAGAGCTATTTAAAACAGATCGAACACAGGCTTGAGCTGATCTCATTCTGTAGTACAAGTGACtgccatgcatttttttccctaaggGCTTGTAATGTGTCTGTAAAAAGAGTTACTGCAAACACAATCTGACATTCATAAAAGCAgtccaaaatagattttttttaagtttagtcaAAGATCAAAAGCGTTCCCCAAATCACACTGCAAATAATGCAGATCGTAGAACTAGGACTGACAGTGATCCCAAAAGCCCTGTTCATTACTTCCCTCCGCTGCTACCACTCAGTCTGCTCTAGACTAAACAACCCAAATTCTTCTGTTCTTTCCTCATAAGTCATGTTTTCAGACCTCTGATCATTTTTGAGACCAAGTCTGATCATCTGCACCAATGGAGTAGTTTTCTCATGTCCTCTGCCAGTCAGCCAGCTGCAAAGAGTGACACGTTCCCCTCATGTGACAGCCTTCACTTGGCATAGCCCGTTGTCAAGAGTTATGACCTAAAGACCACTGGATGGTTCAAATGTTCAGTGACAAGACACAGACTTTGATTTCAAAATCAACACCCACCCTAGGTTTATTCTGATTCAAGAACTTGCTGGCTATGTAAGTTGAATGAGAAGCAGATGTCTCGGTCTGCTTTGAATAGacaatgtaaaaaagaaaaatctcctaaCTGGATTCTTTATCAGTAGTCTTAAAGGGATGCTGCCAAAAAAAATAAGGCAGTAATATGAGCTCTTCTAAATCAGATAATGTCTATGCTGCCAGCAACAGCATCAGAAATTTGATCAAGCTTTAACTGTGCTAACGCCGGCGCTGGAAGAGTCCTGGGTGTAtcagccagggctctgcacccACAAGGTGCCTCCCCTCCTCGTGCAGgttctgctctcctctcccacctccaaGCCGGCGCTGCTCACACATCTGCCCAAACCAGCTCCTTCGAAGTTCTGCTTATGGCCGTGCGGCCTGCTGACCCGTGAAGGCTGGATTTCAGTCTTCCAGGACATcagcttgcttttattttgtacGTCCCCACTGCCCCCGCACTACATTCACTCTGAAAGAGTCTTGAATTAACCAGTTCATGATGTAAAGATCTCGTAATGCCCTGTCCATAGATGAGGTTGCAGCATAACTGTTATACAGATGCCATTCATAAAATGGAATTAACATATGATGAGCTAAACATCTGCTTTTGCTTAGCTTGTTTTGCTAGTTACAGTTTTATATCTTCGCAGCACTGCACAAACAAGATAGATCTGATAGTCTGGCAACTTCTGAAGTACCAAAACCCAGCACAGATGGGCACGTGTACTTAGGCTGGATACATCGCTAATTTGGACTTAATGCATTTAGCAACCAGCATATTTGATTCTAGCCAAGGGGTGAAAGTCAatctttgctgctttctcctcaTAAACGTTAACTCAAGGGCAGATGAAACGAATTATCAGTTTGCTCATAAAACCCGCGTTTGCAGCCCCTACCCTAGTTTATCAGCACCAGGTACTTCCTTAACGTAACAGAAAGGCTTTCCAAGGATGCAGTACAAGAGGTAACTTGGGTTTGGTGGCATTTCCACAAGAATGAGGTAAGACAGCATCTGATCTTGGACATGGGTGGCTATAACTTGCAGTCAAAGCAGTAAAGACAAATACAAATTGGGTTACGGTTCCTGGAAGCAGGAAATTGCAGTAAAGCATTTTGTGTAGCTGCTCCCACAGTCGTGCTTGAAATTCATTCAAATTAGATCAGCTAGAGATCTAATTGAGAGCTGAAGATGCAAATTTGGCTGAAGAGCACAGGATGTATTATGTGATATTAGAGTGATTTGTATTTAAAtactctccttaaaaaaaaaaaagatgtatttaaaattatgaaaaaaagtgGTTGATTTATAGtcataatcttttaaaataatttaaattattaaatataatatactcattattaaaaaatgttttatacaaTATTGTAATAATATATTATGCAATAATTACTTATAAAATTattataaataattatatataataatacataataaaatatttgaactgAAAGAAACAAGTAGTGTTTCACACTGCAGCTTTTGGGAAAGTCAAACTACTGAATGCTAGAAGCTGCTATTTGAGCATTTGAACAAACGAGGGTTTGTTAATTTTAAATTAGCTTTTACTAACAGGAGTATCTTCAGCAGGTGCAAAGATAACATTTCTGTAATGTCCTTCTATTCAGCTAGCTTAGCTCATCGAATAATTGGGTCAAAGCTGGAAGAGTGACTGAGCTGAAATAACAGGAAGGTATGGAAGAGTGTGCGAAATGACAATCTACCTGTTTTCACTTATCAAGGTCTTCATCTTTATGATTATCAGCTCAGTTCCTTCATTATAGATAATACTTCCTTTGtataataattttaaatgtaaaacatcTTTGGATAAGCTTATTTCCCCTCTTATGTATTCATCACATTTAAGAGAGCTTTAATTAGCTAATAAATACAATTCTGTATACATAATTTAACTGAGTTTTTGCCCAACTTGGGAAAAAATACCAGTATACAAATAATCATCTACAAATGCATCACTCACAATTTGCTAACTAAGTAAAatgtaaagaaacagaataaatattgCTAAGTACTTAACCACTTGGAAAAATATGTACAGTTGCAGTGTATCCTAGTCAAAAATGCAGCTTGATGTAAAGTCTGCAAGTTACAAACATGTTTTTATGGTTTCCAAAGAAATGGGGATCTTCCCCTcagaaaacatacatacatatatacattatttgtgtgtgtgtgtgtgtgtgtatatatatatatacacacacacatatatatataaagcacaggaaaaaacaatttttaaaatcagttttctggTTGCTTATTCAGATTAAAATTGATAATTTAGATCATTCCAGTTAGAAATGTACTACCCTGAAATAGCAAGTTTATGAAACACCAAACAGATGTGCTAAGTTTAGCTCTGTTTAACAGTCCCACTGAAGACATGAAGAAAGCTGTCTCTGCGTTAACAAAATACACATAATACTACTTTAAGCAGGAGCTATAAATACCAGCAGGGATAGAGAAAAGATGCAAAGGATACTAAACAgaccagaaaacaaaatgaagtttttttATTCGGGAAAATGTGCATCAGTACCTTGATTTCCCTGACAAGTAAACCCAAATACAAATACTTACCAGGAGTGAGAAAGTAAAAACAACACAGGAACTAAAGCAGCAGTAATTGATTATAAACACAGATTTAACTTCACAAGTGGCAAGGAAGGAAAATGGGCCAACTGCTTGGGACTTCGGAGGCAACACGTCAGGCAGGTTAACA from Apteryx mantelli isolate bAptMan1 chromosome 1, bAptMan1.hap1, whole genome shotgun sequence includes:
- the KCTD21 gene encoding BTB/POZ domain-containing protein KCTD21, whose protein sequence is MSEPITLNVGGKLYTTSLSTLTSFPDSMLGAMFSGKMPTKKDSQGNCFIDRDGKIFRYILNFLRTSHLDLPEDFQEMGLLRREVDFYQIQPLIEALQEKEVELSKAEKNAMLNITLDQKTQTVHFTVREAPQIYSLSSSNMEVFSAHIFSTSCLFLKLLGSKLYYCFNGNLSSISSYLQDPNHLTLDWVASVEGLPEEEYTRQNLKRLWVVPDNKQINSFQVFVEEVLKIAMGDGFCIDSSHPHTSDFMKNKIIRLIRYK